A region of the Mesoterricola sediminis genome:
ACCGGTTCCCCGGATTCCGCCGCCCGGGACAGGGCCCGGTCCAGGGCCGTCATCGGCCCGCTCACCGCGATCCACGGCTCCCGCGGATCCGGCGGCGGCGCCAGCCCCAGGGCGCGCATCCGCGCGAGGACGTCCAGGAAGGCGTCCAAGTCGAAGGGCTTGGCCAGGAAATCGTCGGCCCCCCAGCGGATGGCCTCCACGATGTCCCGGGTCTCCCCGAAGGCCGACATCACCACGGCGCGGATGGCGGGCTGGAGGCGCTTGGCGGCCTTGAGCAGCTCGAGGCCCGTCATGCCCGGCAGCCGGAGGTCGGTGACCAGGGCCTCGAAGGGCCTCTCCTTCAGGGCCGCCAGCGCCTCGCGGGGGTCCCCCACGGCCGTGACGTCCCACGCGCCGTCCGCGAGGGCCTTGACCAGCAGCTTCCGGAAGCTGTCCTTGTCCTCGACCAGCAGGATGCGCACCTCAGGCCCCCCCGCATTCGCGCACGAAGTGCTCGGACTGGAGCCGGGCCTGGGCCTCGAACAGGGCGGCGCCCTCCACCAGCCGGAGTCCGGCCTCCCGGGCCCAACGGGCGAAGGCCGTGTCCTCCTTGTAGATCCATTCCACGGCCCAGGACGCGGTGGCCCCGGCCGCCGCCAGGAGTTCCGGGAAGGGCGCGGGATCGGCGGGATCCATGCCCAGGGACGTGGCCTGGACCACGCCCGCCGGCGCGAAGGCCGAGACCTCCCGCGGGTCCGCCGGGGTGCGCCGGGAGACGCGCAGGGCGGGCCGGCCCGCCCGGGCCAGGACGCCGAGGGTGGTCGCGGCCACGCCGCCGTCCCCCAGGACCAGCACCGGCCCCGGCGGGAGCGGGGCGAGGGCCGCCTCCAGGGCGCCCGCGTCCGTGTTCGCGCCCGTCCAGGGATCGCCCGGCGACCTGCGGTAGAGGGTGTTCAGGGGCCCCTCCAGGCCGAGGGCCCGGGGCAGGCGCTCCTTGAGGGGGGCGGTGAGGCTCGCGCCCAGCAGGGGCAGCGCCTCCAGGGCCTCCAGGGCCTCGAGCGCGTCCCCGCACTCCAGGGGCAGGTAGAGCAGGTCCTTGAAGGCGGCCTTGAAGCGCGCGTTGTGGTAGGCCGGGCCCCGGGAGTGCATCACGGGGCTGCCCATCACGCCGCAGAGGGCGTGATGCCCGTGGAGGCGGTGGCAGCGCCAGGCCAGCATTTGGGCCAGGGGCACCTGGCCCGGGGCGGCGGGTGGGCCATCGTCGGGCGCGGCGTAGGTGAACGCGCCCCCCCAGGCGAACTGCATGCACCGGCTGGCCACGCCCCGGTCGCCCATGAGGAAGGCCGACAGGAAGATCCCCCGGGCCGAGGCCCAGGCCAGGGCGTCCTTCAGGCGCGCGTTGTCCGCCAGCTTCGTGGCCCGGCCCACCCACTTGTAGGCCTCGCCCTCTGGCAGGTCGCCCAGGCGTGCGTCCAGGTCGAAGACCCCCTCCCCCACGTGGACGGAGCGCAGGAGCCGCAGGTGGGAGCGGTGGGCCTGGATGCCCTCCGGCACCGGCAGGTCCCACTCCAGGTCCAGCCAGGCCGGCCTCGCGGCGGCCGCCTCGCAGAGGCGCGCGAGACGGTCGGCCTCGTTGCCGTCCCAGGCCCCGCCCTCCGCCCTGCGCCGGCAGGTCACGAGGCAGCGCCCCCGCAGGGCCTGGACCATGGCCTCCGGATCCCCGTCGGGATGGAGGTCCAGCCGCACCTCGGGCAGGGCCTCGGGGGGCAGGCGCCGGGCGCAGGCCAGGGCGTCCTCCCAGGCGGGATGGGCGAGGGTGACGAAGTAGCGCGGCGGCGCCGTCACGGCGCCTCCGTCCCCGCGGCCTTGGCGCGCTGCCAAGCCGCCTCCATGGCTTCCATGTCCTGGGCCTCCCAGCCGCCGTTGGCCTCGGCGTGGTCCTCCACGTGGCGGAACCGGCCCCGGAACCTGGCCATCTGCCGGCGCAGGGCCCGGTCCGGGTCCACGCCCTTCTTGCGGGCCCACTGCACGAGCGTGAACAGCACGTCGCCGAACTCCGCCTCCACGCGGTCCAGGTCGCTCTCGGCCTGGAGCTCGCGGATCTCCTCGCCCACCTTGTCCAGGACGCCGTCCAGGTCCTCC
Encoded here:
- a CDS encoding type I 3-dehydroquinate dehydratase encodes the protein MAARQGRGDGGAVTAPPRYFVTLAHPAWEDALACARRLPPEALPEVRLDLHPDGDPEAMVQALRGRCLVTCRRRAEGGAWDGNEADRLARLCEAAAARPAWLDLEWDLPVPEGIQAHRSHLRLLRSVHVGEGVFDLDARLGDLPEGEAYKWVGRATKLADNARLKDALAWASARGIFLSAFLMGDRGVASRCMQFAWGGAFTYAAPDDGPPAAPGQVPLAQMLAWRCHRLHGHHALCGVMGSPVMHSRGPAYHNARFKAAFKDLLYLPLECGDALEALEALEALPLLGASLTAPLKERLPRALGLEGPLNTLYRRSPGDPWTGANTDAGALEAALAPLPPGPVLVLGDGGVAATTLGVLARAGRPALRVSRRTPADPREVSAFAPAGVVQATSLGMDPADPAPFPELLAAAGATASWAVEWIYKEDTAFARWAREAGLRLVEGAALFEAQARLQSEHFVRECGGA